The following are from one region of the Georgenia sp. M64 genome:
- a CDS encoding putative sulfate exporter family transporter → MTPDQATRPDVTTRRAVARRNLPGLALVAAVAAMSLMVSSLVPIVSPLILAIVLGIVARNAGLLPAVARPGTQWSTKRLLRAGVVLLGLQLSLGEVLSLEVGELATIVATVAVTFLATRWVGARLGVSRTTSLLVATGFSICGASAIAAMSSVVQEDETTEDDVATSIAMVTLFGSLAIFVMPLLQGVAGLDDRQMGVWIGSSVHEVAQVVAAAAAVSTAALTVAVVVKLARVVLLAPMVAIVGATERRRATRAGLSGQDGAARPPLVPLFVLGFLAMVVVRSVDVVPDQVLEPAKLATTALLTAAMFGLGTGVHLATLRATGARAVALGAASTAIAATVSLTGIHLLT, encoded by the coding sequence ATGACCCCGGATCAAGCCACCCGTCCCGACGTGACGACAAGGCGCGCTGTCGCGCGGCGCAACCTGCCGGGCCTGGCCCTCGTGGCGGCCGTCGCGGCGATGAGTCTCATGGTCTCGAGTCTCGTGCCGATCGTCTCCCCGCTGATCCTCGCCATCGTCCTGGGCATCGTCGCTCGTAACGCCGGCCTGCTCCCCGCCGTCGCCCGGCCGGGCACGCAGTGGTCGACGAAGCGCCTGCTTCGCGCCGGCGTGGTGCTCCTGGGTCTGCAGCTCTCTCTCGGTGAGGTTCTCTCCTTGGAGGTGGGAGAGCTCGCCACCATCGTCGCCACGGTGGCGGTCACGTTCCTGGCGACGCGGTGGGTGGGCGCACGCCTGGGCGTGAGCAGGACGACGTCGCTCCTCGTCGCGACCGGCTTCTCCATCTGCGGCGCGTCGGCGATCGCCGCCATGAGCTCGGTCGTGCAGGAGGACGAGACCACCGAGGACGACGTCGCGACGTCGATCGCCATGGTGACGCTCTTCGGCTCCCTCGCCATCTTCGTCATGCCGTTGCTGCAAGGAGTGGCCGGCCTCGACGACCGGCAGATGGGCGTGTGGATCGGCTCGTCGGTGCACGAGGTCGCACAGGTGGTGGCCGCGGCCGCCGCCGTCTCGACGGCGGCCCTGACCGTCGCCGTCGTGGTGAAGCTGGCACGGGTGGTCCTCCTGGCCCCGATGGTCGCGATCGTGGGGGCGACCGAGCGGCGACGGGCGACACGAGCCGGGCTGAGTGGCCAGGACGGCGCCGCCCGGCCCCCGCTGGTGCCCCTCTTCGTCCTGGGCTTCCTCGCCATGGTGGTCGTGCGAAGCGTCGACGTCGTCCCCGATCAGGTGCTGGAGCCAGCGAAGCTCGCGACGACCGCTCTGCTCACCGCCGCCATGTTCGGCCTCGGGACGGGGGTCCACCTCGCCACCCTGCGTGCGACCGGGGCTCGAGCCGTGGCACTCGGTGCCGCCTCCACGGCCATCGCGGCGACAGTGAGCCTCACCGGGATCCACCTTCTGACCTGA
- a CDS encoding LysR family transcriptional regulator, whose product MSRTSLTSLELLLAVETHGSIGGAARALGLAQPTVSAGLRGLERSLGVQLVRRTARGSTLTEAGVRAAELARDVLAASDRFEQSMAGASGRGSGRLVVAASMTVAENLMPSWLARWQRELTNRRVQRPSVELLVRNSVGVMRAVLDRDAEIGYIEGGDVLPGLTAVTVGVDELVAVVGPTHPWADGQVAAAPDQLATAGLVLREKGSGTREVLERALAAVGAVLPHDLPQLGSTSAIKSALAEGDSVGVISMRAVSGELRLGTLVRVPLVGLDLRREFRAVRRARDDLGAAARELLAVSVRSEGGSR is encoded by the coding sequence ATGTCGCGCACATCGTTGACCTCCCTGGAGCTTCTTCTCGCCGTCGAGACGCACGGGAGCATCGGCGGCGCGGCGCGGGCGCTAGGACTGGCACAGCCCACGGTCTCTGCCGGACTGCGAGGACTCGAGCGCAGTCTCGGGGTGCAGCTGGTCCGCCGAACCGCCCGGGGCTCCACGCTCACCGAGGCCGGTGTCAGGGCCGCGGAGCTCGCCCGTGACGTGCTGGCGGCATCGGACAGGTTCGAGCAGTCGATGGCCGGTGCCTCGGGCCGGGGGAGCGGTCGGCTGGTGGTCGCGGCGTCGATGACGGTGGCCGAGAACCTCATGCCGAGCTGGCTCGCGCGCTGGCAGCGGGAGCTGACGAACCGTCGTGTGCAACGCCCGAGCGTCGAGCTGCTGGTGCGCAACTCGGTGGGGGTCATGCGGGCGGTGCTCGACCGTGACGCCGAGATCGGTTACATCGAGGGCGGTGACGTGCTGCCCGGCCTGACGGCCGTCACGGTCGGCGTGGACGAGCTCGTCGCCGTCGTCGGCCCGACCCACCCGTGGGCCGACGGCCAGGTTGCCGCCGCTCCGGACCAGCTCGCCACCGCGGGGCTGGTCCTGCGCGAGAAGGGGTCTGGTACGCGTGAGGTGCTCGAACGGGCCCTCGCTGCCGTCGGGGCCGTGCTGCCGCACGACCTGCCGCAGCTCGGGTCGACATCGGCGATCAAGTCCGCTCTGGCGGAGGGAGACTCCGTCGGCGTGATCTCGATGCGGGCCGTGAGCGGTGAGCTGCGGCTCGGCACGCTGGTTCGGGTTCCCCTCGTCGGACTGGACCTGCGCCGCGAGTTCCGCGCCGTCCGACGGGCGCGGGACGACCTCGGCGCGGCCGCGCGCGAGCTGCTCGCGGTCTCGGTCAGGTCAGAAGGTGGATCCCGGTGA
- a CDS encoding MFS transporter, whose amino-acid sequence MTPIRLGLVAFGLMTSQAALHIVRPMTSYRLLALGEGSTSIGIVTAAFALAPLFLALPLSRLATGRRTAILGTVGSAIMVVGALGLALMATTVQAVVASVVLGAGHIGLMLALQILITQESPDESYDRNFGIFTAGASLGQLLGPIAGTAVLTAAGDARAGTSTAMFIAAAACLVTAFSSLALVRGGPRTEVSRSGTDGLGRGARDVLRHRGATSAIYVGLIVLAGIDILTAYLPVLGEETSIPPLVVGMLLSVRAAASIASRLLIGRLVAWTSRALVLIVSTAVAALVMGVLPLMTETALLVILMTVLGLTLGFGQPLTMSWLALLVPQTLRGRALAVRLVGNRLGQVLAPTAAAGVSGVVGSRAVFWMLSLLLATATVVTTVSRRGDPPVAEEATP is encoded by the coding sequence GTGACGCCGATCAGGCTGGGTCTTGTCGCGTTCGGGCTCATGACCTCCCAGGCGGCCCTGCACATCGTCCGGCCGATGACGTCCTACCGGCTGCTCGCCCTTGGTGAGGGAAGCACGAGCATCGGCATCGTCACAGCCGCGTTCGCGCTGGCCCCGCTGTTCCTTGCCCTGCCGCTGAGCAGGTTGGCCACCGGGCGGCGCACCGCGATCCTCGGCACGGTGGGCAGCGCGATCATGGTCGTCGGGGCGCTGGGGCTCGCCCTGATGGCGACCACCGTGCAGGCGGTTGTCGCGTCGGTCGTCCTCGGGGCCGGCCACATCGGGCTCATGCTCGCGCTGCAGATCCTCATCACGCAGGAGTCGCCGGACGAGAGCTACGACCGCAACTTCGGGATCTTCACGGCCGGAGCCTCACTCGGGCAGCTGCTGGGCCCGATCGCCGGTACGGCTGTGCTCACCGCGGCGGGCGATGCGAGGGCGGGGACGAGCACCGCGATGTTCATCGCCGCCGCCGCCTGCCTGGTCACGGCGTTCTCCAGCCTCGCCCTGGTTCGGGGCGGTCCGAGGACGGAGGTCTCCAGGTCCGGCACGGACGGGCTCGGACGCGGCGCGCGCGACGTGCTCCGTCACCGCGGGGCGACCTCCGCGATCTACGTCGGTCTCATCGTCCTGGCGGGGATCGACATCCTGACCGCCTACCTGCCGGTGCTGGGGGAGGAGACCTCGATCCCGCCCCTCGTGGTCGGCATGCTCCTGTCCGTGCGCGCCGCGGCCTCCATCGCGTCCCGACTGCTCATCGGGCGCCTGGTGGCCTGGACCTCGAGAGCGCTCGTCCTGATCGTCTCGACGGCGGTCGCCGCGCTCGTCATGGGGGTTCTGCCGCTCATGACCGAGACGGCGCTGCTGGTCATCCTGATGACCGTGCTGGGCCTCACGCTCGGTTTCGGGCAGCCGCTGACCATGTCGTGGCTGGCCCTCCTCGTCCCGCAGACGCTCCGCGGTCGGGCGCTCGCCGTCCGGCTCGTGGGAAACCGGCTGGGGCAGGTGCTGGCTCCCACCGCAGCGGCCGGCGTGTCCGGCGTCGTCGGGTCCCGCGCCGTGTTCTGGATGCTCTCCCTCCTCCTTGCGACCGCCACCGTCGTGACCACGGTCTCCCGCCGCGGGGACCCCCCGGTGGCTGAAGAGGCGACGCCGTGA
- a CDS encoding Ldh family oxidoreductase has protein sequence MSHSAWPTRRLRRHLGVGYASSGAEDDLSSADPDSWEIPVTTETPAAHRYDAGALEAFAEEVLVRAGLSTEDARTVAPLIVRADLRGIETHGLVRLPMYADRIRSGGIDPGASMQFVRSSGATALLDAAGGMGHLAAHRAMERALELAASVGVGVVGVRGSGHFGATDAYAMYAPPRGMIGIVTTNAPPALAPTGGLTPLFGTNPWAMAVPAGREEPIVMDFALTAVARGRIRKALDLGQAIPTTWALDKDGHPTADPAAALEGLLQPIGGHKGYAMALAVDVLAGLLTGASSTSDLQPPQDAAARQDVGHLFIAIDVARFSTVDTFTSRVDGLVRQVRGSARAEGVERIYLPGEIEHEREMDATAHGVPLSAHVVRALAGTAEAYEVELPSPLDRAEGPRADEPAGPR, from the coding sequence GTGAGTCACAGTGCGTGGCCCACCCGGCGGCTACGACGACACCTGGGGGTGGGCTACGCCTCGTCCGGCGCGGAGGACGACCTCTCCTCCGCCGATCCCGACAGCTGGGAGATCCCCGTGACAACGGAAACACCCGCAGCACACCGGTACGACGCCGGGGCGCTCGAGGCTTTCGCGGAGGAGGTCCTCGTGCGGGCGGGACTGTCCACCGAGGACGCCCGGACCGTCGCACCACTGATCGTCCGTGCGGATCTTCGGGGCATCGAGACCCACGGGCTCGTCCGCCTCCCGATGTACGCCGACCGCATCCGGTCGGGAGGCATCGATCCCGGCGCCTCCATGCAGTTCGTGCGGTCCTCCGGCGCAACCGCACTCCTCGACGCCGCCGGGGGGATGGGCCACCTGGCCGCCCACCGGGCGATGGAGCGTGCGCTCGAGCTCGCGGCGTCCGTCGGGGTCGGGGTGGTGGGCGTGCGGGGCAGCGGCCACTTCGGAGCGACGGACGCCTACGCGATGTACGCACCGCCTCGGGGCATGATCGGCATCGTCACGACGAACGCACCTCCGGCGCTCGCGCCCACCGGTGGGCTGACACCCCTCTTCGGCACGAACCCCTGGGCGATGGCCGTCCCTGCGGGACGTGAAGAGCCGATCGTCATGGACTTCGCCCTGACGGCGGTCGCTCGTGGACGGATCCGCAAAGCCCTCGACCTGGGACAGGCGATACCCACCACGTGGGCGCTCGACAAGGACGGGCATCCGACCGCCGATCCTGCTGCCGCGCTGGAGGGGCTCCTGCAGCCGATCGGCGGGCACAAGGGCTACGCGATGGCCCTCGCGGTCGACGTCCTCGCCGGTCTGCTCACCGGCGCGTCGTCGACCTCTGACCTGCAGCCCCCGCAGGACGCGGCGGCGCGACAGGACGTCGGCCACCTCTTCATCGCCATCGACGTCGCCCGGTTCTCGACGGTCGACACCTTCACATCTCGGGTCGACGGACTCGTCAGGCAGGTACGCGGCAGTGCCAGGGCAGAGGGTGTGGAGCGGATCTACCTCCCGGGGGAGATCGAGCACGAGCGAGAGATGGACGCCACTGCTCACGGCGTCCCCCTCTCCGCCCATGTCGTCCGAGCCCTGGCCGGAACCGCCGAGGCCTACGAGGTCGAGCTTCCGTCCCCGCTGGACCGGGCGGAGGGCCCGCGCGCCGACGAACCTGCCGGCCCCCGGTGA
- a CDS encoding tripartite tricarboxylate transporter permease, with product MIDNLLTALSQAAQPVILLAIVVGVVLGYIVGALPGLGPAVTVALLLPFTYDMSPLTSLAMLTALYMAAQYAGSITAVLMNIPGEAGATATTFDGYPLTKQGKPQKALGMSMGASFFGGLVSTVGLMFAAIQLGEIALRFGPPEYFALAVFGLTVAATLGSGSQLKALIAVCVGLLVSTIGLDALTGSPRYTYVTELYEGITLVPALIGLFAISEVLVSVEQSLQGVKPETKLRGGMPTTKEYRYAAPAMVRGSIIGFLIGVLPGAGASVSSFVAYSQEKRSSRHPETFGKGDLRGVAAPEASNNAAVSGSLVPLLALGIPGSATAAILIGAFLIHGLTPGPLLFQNEPDLIYGLFGALFVGNFVMLALGLGGVRLWARVTLISPRVLMPLVLALSLVAAYSDSNTIFDVWVAIAFGVVGYAFRRFDFPIAPIVLAIVLGKLVEGSFRRSMVISGGSLDIFLQRPLALVLLALTIVTVLWPLLAGIIRRRRMPGPDGGRSRPDPGDVRPGGVPPGGADAGADRPVAVGSDGGVPRAKVPDAAQPVPFGPDDERSERRT from the coding sequence ATGATCGACAACCTCCTCACCGCACTCAGCCAGGCCGCCCAGCCCGTCATCCTCCTGGCCATCGTCGTCGGGGTCGTCCTGGGCTACATCGTCGGGGCGCTACCAGGCCTGGGGCCCGCGGTCACCGTCGCGCTGCTCCTGCCGTTCACGTACGACATGTCGCCCCTGACGAGCCTCGCGATGCTCACCGCCCTGTACATGGCCGCACAGTACGCAGGGTCCATCACGGCCGTCCTCATGAACATCCCTGGCGAGGCGGGGGCCACCGCGACGACCTTCGACGGCTATCCGCTGACGAAGCAGGGCAAACCCCAGAAGGCGCTCGGGATGTCGATGGGCGCCTCCTTCTTCGGTGGTCTGGTGAGCACGGTGGGGCTGATGTTCGCCGCCATCCAGCTCGGCGAGATCGCCCTCCGCTTCGGCCCTCCGGAGTACTTCGCCCTCGCCGTCTTCGGCCTCACCGTGGCGGCGACGCTCGGCAGCGGGTCACAGCTCAAGGCACTCATCGCGGTGTGCGTGGGCCTGCTCGTCAGCACCATCGGGCTCGACGCACTCACCGGCTCCCCGCGCTACACCTACGTCACGGAGCTGTACGAGGGAATCACCCTGGTACCGGCGCTCATCGGGCTGTTCGCCATCTCCGAGGTCCTCGTCTCCGTGGAGCAGTCCCTGCAGGGAGTCAAGCCCGAGACGAAGCTCCGGGGTGGAATGCCCACGACGAAGGAGTACCGCTATGCGGCGCCCGCCATGGTCAGGGGTTCGATCATCGGCTTCCTCATCGGCGTGCTCCCCGGCGCCGGCGCCTCCGTCTCCTCGTTCGTCGCCTACAGCCAGGAGAAGCGCTCCTCCCGCCACCCGGAGACGTTCGGCAAGGGGGACCTGAGGGGTGTCGCGGCCCCCGAGGCGTCCAACAACGCCGCCGTCAGCGGCTCGCTGGTGCCGCTGCTGGCCCTCGGTATCCCCGGGTCCGCGACGGCGGCCATCCTCATCGGGGCCTTCCTCATCCACGGGCTCACCCCGGGGCCCCTGCTGTTCCAGAACGAGCCGGACCTCATCTACGGACTCTTCGGCGCGCTGTTCGTCGGCAACTTCGTCATGCTCGCCCTCGGGCTGGGCGGCGTGCGGCTGTGGGCTCGGGTGACCCTCATCTCCCCACGGGTCCTCATGCCTCTCGTCCTCGCCCTGAGCCTGGTGGCGGCGTACTCGGACTCGAACACCATCTTCGACGTGTGGGTCGCCATCGCGTTCGGTGTCGTCGGCTATGCGTTCCGGAGGTTCGACTTCCCGATCGCCCCGATCGTGCTGGCGATCGTCCTCGGCAAGCTGGTCGAGGGCTCGTTCCGCCGCTCGATGGTCATCTCCGGGGGGTCGCTGGACATCTTCCTCCAGCGCCCCCTCGCACTGGTGCTGCTCGCCCTCACCATCGTCACGGTCCTCTGGCCGCTCCTTGCCGGGATCATCCGCCGGCGGCGGATGCCCGGCCCGGACGGCGGCCGCTCGCGTCCCGACCCCGGGGACGTGCGTCCGGGCGGTGTGCCTCCCGGCGGTGCAGACGCTGGCGCCGACCGCCCGGTCGCGGTGGGCTCCGACGGCGGGGTCCCCCGCGCCAAGGTCCCGGACGCGGCGCAGCCGGTGCCGTTCGGGCCCGACGACGAGCGATCGGAACGCCGAACGTGA
- a CDS encoding tripartite tricarboxylate transporter TctB family protein, translated as MADVGAVSVGGRAPLTAYLGEVAVLLGLMVVATAFIVEAPTGRSYAPTDLGSAFFPRMVAGIMIGLSLVRLVVVVWARPHPGERDAVHWPMLATMWVAIVAYPLLWEVGFVPLTVVFVLVTMAAAGVRSWKTLALSAAIYTAGAFYVFDRILNVPLP; from the coding sequence ATGGCTGACGTCGGGGCAGTCTCCGTGGGGGGCCGTGCACCCCTCACGGCCTACCTCGGTGAGGTGGCTGTCCTCCTGGGCCTCATGGTCGTCGCGACGGCGTTCATCGTGGAGGCGCCGACCGGGCGCTCCTACGCGCCTACCGACCTGGGGAGCGCCTTCTTCCCGCGGATGGTCGCCGGGATCATGATCGGCCTCTCCCTGGTCCGGCTCGTCGTCGTCGTGTGGGCGCGCCCGCACCCGGGAGAGCGCGACGCGGTCCACTGGCCGATGCTCGCGACCATGTGGGTGGCCATCGTCGCCTACCCCCTGCTGTGGGAGGTCGGCTTCGTCCCGCTCACAGTCGTCTTCGTGCTGGTGACGATGGCCGCGGCGGGGGTCCGCTCCTGGAAGACCCTCGCCCTCTCCGCCGCGATCTACACCGCCGGGGCCTTCTACGTCTTCGACAGGATCCTCAATGTTCCTCTGCCCTAG
- a CDS encoding dihydrodipicolinate synthase family protein produces the protein MREVGNKEWDAFRWERPVIRGIGVVVATPTDNDGNVVESEYRRHLQWLIESGVGYVQPSAATGQVMQTSDDEYARLLEIAVEECAGTGTLVTAYPGRPDTAHTIRLTKRAQEIGADAYFLVQPLFTRPDAAGLYEHYRRTIEATPGFAAVLYNNPDRTSVDLPLDVIERLTDEYQDVVGLKQADPALLVESYRRLGQRIPVWSRGEFDLLTVLAMGGPGSISFSGNIIAPELVKIYETWSAGDVAGARELFYRCLPVIQACHWAPIPGAIKYMMSRRGWNVGEPRLPVMPAGDAVKPRLDAALKAAGVDG, from the coding sequence ATGCGTGAAGTGGGGAACAAGGAGTGGGACGCCTTCAGGTGGGAGCGTCCCGTGATCAGGGGGATCGGAGTCGTCGTCGCGACCCCGACGGACAACGACGGGAACGTGGTCGAGTCCGAGTACCGCAGACACCTGCAGTGGCTGATCGAGTCGGGCGTCGGATACGTGCAGCCGTCCGCGGCGACGGGCCAGGTGATGCAGACCAGTGACGACGAGTACGCGCGGCTGCTCGAGATCGCCGTGGAGGAGTGCGCCGGCACCGGGACGCTGGTCACCGCCTATCCCGGTCGGCCCGACACCGCCCACACCATCCGGCTCACGAAGCGTGCCCAGGAGATCGGCGCCGACGCGTACTTCCTCGTGCAGCCGCTGTTCACGCGGCCGGACGCGGCCGGGCTGTACGAGCACTACCGGCGCACCATCGAGGCGACGCCCGGTTTCGCCGCCGTGCTCTACAACAACCCGGACCGCACGTCGGTCGACCTGCCGCTCGACGTCATCGAGCGGCTCACCGACGAGTACCAGGACGTCGTCGGACTCAAGCAGGCCGACCCGGCGCTGCTCGTGGAGAGCTACCGGCGTCTGGGGCAGCGGATCCCGGTCTGGTCCCGCGGTGAGTTCGACCTGCTCACCGTCCTCGCGATGGGCGGACCGGGTTCCATCAGCTTCTCGGGCAACATCATCGCCCCGGAGCTCGTGAAGATCTACGAGACGTGGTCGGCCGGGGACGTGGCCGGCGCCCGGGAGCTGTTCTACCGGTGCCTGCCCGTCATCCAGGCCTGCCACTGGGCGCCCATCCCGGGCGCCATCAAGTACATGATGTCGCGGCGGGGTTGGAACGTCGGGGAGCCCCGGCTCCCGGTGATGCCGGCCGGCGACGCGGTGAAGCCTCGGCTGGATGCCGCTCTGAAGGCGGCTGGGGTCGATGGCTGA